A single region of the Sorghum bicolor cultivar BTx623 chromosome 7, Sorghum_bicolor_NCBIv3, whole genome shotgun sequence genome encodes:
- the LOC110437252 gene encoding testis-specific gene A8 protein-like: MVTAPQDGATRESWGYKLEAPPFLSRALAAAVTATRAALAITAARAAPPAAAAVEAPAALAADAAPIAPQAAPAPLAAAAPVPPALAAAAPMPPAAATAAPTPLAAAAAAFADDDALPLPPPSSPAAPPRPSSFSLPRWSGAQWATESVP, from the coding sequence ATGGTAACAGCCCCCCAAGACGGAGCCACGCGGGAGTCGTGGGGCTATAAACTGGAAGCTCCTCCTTTCCTGTCTCGAGCCCTTGCAGCGGCTGTGACTGCTACTCGTGCGGCCCTTGCGATTACTGCTGCTCGAGCAGCTcctccagctgctgctgcagttGAAGCTCCGGCAGCTCTTGCTGCCGATGCTGCTCCAATTGCTCCTCAAGCTGCACCTGCGCctcttgctgctgctgcacctGTGCCTCCTgctcttgctgctgctgctcctatgCCTCCTGCTGCTGCCACTGCTGCACCTACGcctcttgctgctgctgctgctgcctttgCCGACGATGATGctctccctcttcctcctccctcatctcctgctgctcctcctcgTCCTTCCTCCTTTTCGCTTCCTCGATGGAGTGGAGCCCAATGGGCCACAGAGTCCGTCCCTTAA